In Myxococcus stipitatus, the following are encoded in one genomic region:
- a CDS encoding transglycosylase SLT domain-containing protein — MDGRRWLRVGVVVVCLTHVSTAWAQSPEDEGPGEVLSEEQLEQLLDTPAAQPSGAELSVAMFGSEQLAPYFAQGTLAKARDALRLGRHARARALLADEAPTLPVRFLRAQSAHLARDYATSAQELAALAVDYTPLKDHFLLWAAQANEKLRKRELAASQYRDVSQGSPLYAEARFSLARVLRRQNDIPGAVKALEELIDTRRTKGPDDLRTKALLAVCDLARAQGQYNLEHRALLEVWATSPLSREAQRARQRLSGLALPLKWKVRRAEALVELHHNVAAMELLRGVMSQVELPDELSCRAHLAYGRALRKERQHRRAIQLLAPVAEKCLSPEQRPQALYVLGYSQSVVDPKGAIETYATLARDYPEHGYADDALFFEAWLLQRTGQPDVALARYEEAAKRYPAGNFAAESLFRAFWLHARRDAPAEALAALDAVEHLPAASRTDESLWRARYWRARLREAAPLTNAAALDDYVRLTTERPASWYGMLARSRLARVAPVRLSRSVPPPEPGAEVPPDEVWPLPPGVLRDDPRFTAGVELLRLGHPGAAKELLAVDSRGLPEAPARLLYQTMLRAGRKQAARQVARVSLRQDVQGPLNASSRPVWEATWPLTYRKIIQRYSRVSRVDPDLMQGLIREESRFRPQARSATGALGLAQLMPDTARAVARQLKLPDVGEAGLLQPAQNVRLGAAYLGSLLQRFDGNVAYAVAAYNAGPAAVERWREALPEAELDEWVEHIAFDETREYVKHVLGSYGAYKLLYTGEPLMLHAMRSGDVSRR; from the coding sequence ATGGATGGACGACGTTGGCTGCGCGTGGGCGTGGTGGTGGTTTGCCTCACCCACGTGAGCACCGCCTGGGCGCAGTCACCCGAGGATGAAGGCCCCGGTGAGGTCCTGTCGGAGGAGCAGTTGGAGCAACTGCTCGACACTCCGGCGGCGCAGCCTTCGGGCGCGGAGCTCTCCGTCGCGATGTTCGGTTCGGAGCAGCTCGCGCCGTACTTCGCGCAAGGGACGTTGGCCAAGGCGCGCGACGCGTTGCGCCTGGGCCGTCATGCGCGCGCCCGTGCGCTGCTCGCGGACGAGGCCCCCACGTTGCCCGTCCGCTTCCTGCGTGCGCAGAGCGCGCACCTGGCCCGCGACTACGCCACTTCGGCGCAGGAGCTGGCCGCGCTCGCGGTCGACTACACGCCGTTGAAGGACCACTTCCTGCTGTGGGCGGCGCAGGCGAACGAGAAGCTGCGCAAGCGGGAGCTGGCTGCTTCTCAATACCGCGACGTGAGCCAGGGCTCTCCGCTCTACGCGGAGGCGCGCTTCAGCCTGGCGCGAGTGCTCCGGCGCCAGAATGACATTCCGGGCGCGGTGAAGGCGCTCGAGGAGCTCATCGACACCCGGCGGACGAAGGGGCCGGATGACTTGCGGACGAAGGCGCTGCTCGCCGTCTGTGATTTGGCTCGGGCGCAGGGGCAGTACAACCTGGAGCACCGCGCGCTGCTGGAGGTCTGGGCCACCAGCCCCTTGTCGCGCGAGGCGCAGCGGGCCCGCCAGCGCCTCTCGGGTTTGGCGCTGCCCCTCAAGTGGAAGGTGCGCCGCGCGGAGGCGCTGGTGGAGCTGCACCACAATGTCGCGGCGATGGAGCTCTTGCGCGGGGTGATGTCCCAGGTCGAGCTGCCCGATGAGCTCTCCTGCCGCGCGCACCTCGCCTATGGCCGGGCGCTGCGCAAGGAGCGTCAGCACCGCCGGGCCATCCAACTGCTCGCGCCCGTCGCGGAGAAGTGCCTGTCCCCGGAGCAGCGGCCCCAGGCGCTCTATGTGCTGGGGTACTCGCAGTCGGTGGTGGACCCGAAGGGGGCCATCGAGACGTACGCGACGCTCGCGCGCGACTACCCCGAGCATGGCTACGCGGACGACGCGCTCTTCTTCGAGGCGTGGCTGCTCCAGCGCACGGGCCAGCCCGACGTGGCGCTCGCGCGTTACGAGGAGGCCGCGAAGCGGTATCCGGCGGGCAACTTCGCCGCGGAGTCCCTCTTCCGGGCCTTCTGGCTCCACGCGCGGCGCGACGCCCCCGCGGAGGCCTTGGCCGCGCTGGACGCGGTGGAGCACCTGCCCGCGGCCTCGCGCACGGACGAGTCACTCTGGAGGGCGCGGTACTGGCGCGCGCGTCTGCGCGAAGCAGCGCCCCTCACCAACGCCGCGGCGCTCGACGACTACGTCCGGCTGACCACGGAGCGGCCCGCGAGCTGGTACGGAATGCTGGCGCGCTCGCGGCTCGCGCGTGTCGCGCCCGTGCGGCTGTCGCGCTCGGTGCCTCCTCCCGAGCCGGGCGCGGAGGTCCCTCCCGACGAGGTGTGGCCCTTGCCGCCTGGCGTCCTGCGCGATGACCCTCGCTTCACCGCGGGGGTGGAGCTCTTGAGGTTGGGACATCCAGGCGCGGCCAAGGAGCTGCTCGCGGTGGATTCGCGGGGGCTCCCCGAGGCACCCGCGCGGCTGCTCTACCAGACGATGCTGCGCGCGGGGCGCAAGCAGGCCGCGCGGCAGGTGGCCCGGGTCTCCCTCCGCCAGGATGTGCAGGGCCCGCTCAACGCGTCGTCGCGTCCCGTCTGGGAGGCCACTTGGCCGCTGACGTATCGGAAGATCATCCAGCGCTACTCACGCGTGTCGCGCGTGGACCCGGACCTGATGCAGGGGCTCATCCGCGAGGAGAGTCGGTTCCGTCCCCAGGCGCGTTCGGCCACGGGAGCGCTGGGGCTCGCGCAGCTCATGCCCGACACGGCCAGGGCCGTCGCCCGTCAGTTGAAGCTGCCCGACGTGGGCGAGGCGGGGTTGCTGCAGCCCGCGCAGAACGTCCGGTTGGGCGCGGCCTATCTGGGGAGCCTGCTCCAGCGCTTCGACGGCAACGTAGCCTACGCGGTGGCCGCGTACAACGCGGGGCCCGCGGCGGTGGAGCGCTGGCGCGAGGCGCTGCCCGAGGCGGAGCTCGACGAGTGGGTGGAGCACATCGCCTTCGACGAGACGCGTGAGTACGTGAAACACGTGCTCGGCAGCTACGGGGCCTACAAGCTGCTCTACACCGGTGAGCCCTTGATGTTGCACGCGATGCGCTCGGGTGACGTCAGCCGGCGGTAG
- a CDS encoding SRPBCC domain-containing protein — MLHVRTEDFIAAPPERVWAVLSDFGSYAAWNPLLLEARGRLEVGARVVMRAYPPGGPAWWAMRFTATLVRVESPGALEWTGGVPGVLQGRHFFHLTSEGGGTRLVHGEAFRGAATALFGATRVEAIRSAYAAMNRALAERVRA, encoded by the coding sequence ATGCTCCACGTGAGGACGGAGGACTTCATCGCCGCACCCCCGGAGAGGGTGTGGGCGGTGTTGAGTGACTTTGGGAGTTATGCGGCCTGGAACCCGCTGTTGTTGGAGGCGCGGGGGCGGCTGGAGGTGGGCGCGCGTGTGGTGATGCGGGCCTACCCGCCAGGAGGTCCGGCGTGGTGGGCGATGCGCTTCACCGCGACGCTGGTGCGCGTGGAGTCACCTGGGGCGTTGGAGTGGACGGGCGGCGTGCCGGGCGTGTTGCAGGGGCGGCACTTCTTCCATCTGACCTCGGAAGGGGGCGGGACGCGGCTGGTGCACGGAGAGGCGTTCCGCGGCGCGGCGACAGCGCTCTTCGGCGCAACGCGCGTGGAGGCCATCCGGTCCGCGTATGCGGCGATGAACCGGGCGTTGGCGGAGCGGGTGCGCGCGTAG